From the genome of Mycetocola spongiae, one region includes:
- a CDS encoding zinc-dependent metalloprotease, whose translation MPDEFPTNPEDEFREMLNQFLSGQGGVDPSQLAGAAGLPADPAALAAMLSQLQNAMSGAANGEVNWSVADEQARKLANTGSVETTPEVRAQLEQALNIAALWLADATQLSALSATPSLVSRAEWSRLSMPVWTQLAEPVATSISDALGRVLAEQAPEEMRGMIENASQMLRSVGGALFALQLGQVVGQLSTEVVSGGDIGIPLMEDNHAVLIPQNIAAFGEGLDIPVDQIQIYLAVRELAHARLFRNARWLRLHLISSITAFARGINIDTERMESLAEDFDPSNPEQLREALSNGSLIPPKSEEQLATLARLETTLALIEGWVDVVTTRATTRLPRAQALSETVKRRRATGGPAESAFSTLVGLELRPRRLREAAAMWQTVTDAVGDEARDALWSHPDLVPTSADIDDPAALVARLEAAARGEAPARDEMDDALEALLRGEAGGSAEDPEDNR comes from the coding sequence GCGGCGCTTGCCGCCATGCTCTCGCAGCTTCAGAACGCGATGAGCGGTGCCGCCAACGGCGAGGTGAACTGGTCGGTGGCCGATGAGCAGGCCCGCAAACTGGCCAATACCGGCAGCGTGGAGACCACCCCCGAGGTGCGCGCCCAGCTCGAGCAGGCGCTGAATATCGCCGCGCTCTGGCTCGCCGATGCCACCCAGCTTTCCGCGCTCAGCGCGACCCCCTCGCTCGTGAGCCGCGCCGAATGGTCGCGGCTCTCGATGCCGGTCTGGACCCAGCTGGCCGAGCCCGTGGCCACGAGCATCTCCGATGCCCTCGGCCGGGTTCTCGCCGAGCAGGCCCCCGAGGAGATGCGCGGCATGATCGAAAACGCCAGCCAGATGCTGCGCAGCGTGGGCGGGGCACTCTTTGCCCTGCAGCTGGGCCAGGTGGTGGGCCAGCTCTCCACCGAGGTGGTCTCGGGCGGCGATATCGGCATTCCGCTGATGGAGGATAACCACGCCGTGCTGATCCCGCAGAATATTGCGGCCTTTGGCGAGGGCCTGGATATCCCCGTGGATCAGATCCAGATTTATCTCGCCGTGCGCGAGCTCGCGCATGCCCGGCTCTTCCGCAATGCGCGCTGGCTGCGCCTGCACCTGATCTCCTCGATCACCGCATTTGCCCGCGGCATAAACATCGATACCGAACGCATGGAATCGCTCGCGGAGGACTTCGACCCCTCCAATCCCGAACAGCTGCGCGAGGCGCTGAGCAATGGTTCGCTGATTCCGCCCAAGAGCGAGGAACAGCTGGCCACCCTCGCCCGCCTGGAAACCACCCTCGCCCTGATCGAGGGCTGGGTGGATGTGGTCACCACCCGTGCCACCACGCGTCTCCCGCGCGCGCAGGCCCTCTCCGAAACCGTCAAGCGCCGCCGCGCCACGGGTGGCCCGGCGGAATCGGCCTTCTCCACGCTGGTGGGCCTGGAGCTGCGTCCGCGCCGCCTGCGCGAGGCCGCCGCAATGTGGCAGACCGTGACCGATGCGGTGGGCGATGAGGCGCGCGACGCGCTGTGGTCCCACCCGGATCTGGTCCCCACCTCGGCGGATATCGACGATCCGGCGGCCCTCGTGGCCCGGCTCGAGGCCGCCGCCCGCGGCGAGGCACCCGCGCGCGATGAGATGGACGATGCGCTGGAGGCGCTGCTGCGCGGCGAGGCCGGGGGCTCCGCCGAGGACCCGGAGGATAACCGCTAG